The following are encoded in a window of Archangium lipolyticum genomic DNA:
- a CDS encoding SDR family oxidoreductase, which translates to MSRRRHLRAARFITGRSIPTRRVASRIVQGIRRNSARVLIGLDYHLIDWLARLSPDLSQAVTARLSQRMPF; encoded by the coding sequence GTGAGCCGACGACGCCATCTACGGGCGGCGCGCTTCATCACCGGCCGCTCCATTCCCACCCGCCGGGTCGCGAGCCGCATCGTCCAAGGCATCCGGCGCAACTCCGCCCGGGTCCTCATCGGACTCGATTATCATCTCATCGATTGGCTGGCACGGTTGTCACCCGACCTGTCCCAGGCGGTGACAGCGCGGCTGTCCCAGCGGATGCCCTTCTGA